A genomic window from Streptomyces sp. NBC_01429 includes:
- a CDS encoding tyrosine-protein phosphatase, with protein sequence MTQQLPQVPSAEPQLSAVRNFRDVGGLPTTDGRRVRGGVLFRSGHLAHATAADAAYLAGLGLHTVFDFRNSADLRLDGSDVELPGVRHVNIPLSDPADGAEFWRMVRDGDLDQLRSLLAEGKAAARMIGSYRTIITERTAEHSRVLHALAEEAVPALMHCAAGKDRAGLSIAVTLLAVGVEPDAIEADYLMSNDPHRRYRVRRSDSSPAGTSPEVMELLGPLFDARAEYLAAAFESIEKTWGTTERYLTEGLGLAPETRERLRDRLLEEGGGNG encoded by the coding sequence GTGACGCAGCAGCTTCCGCAAGTCCCGTCGGCAGAACCCCAGCTGTCCGCTGTGCGCAACTTCCGCGACGTGGGCGGCCTGCCGACCACGGACGGCAGGCGGGTGCGCGGCGGCGTCCTCTTCCGCAGCGGCCACCTCGCCCACGCCACCGCCGCCGACGCGGCGTACCTCGCCGGCCTCGGGCTGCACACGGTGTTCGACTTCCGCAACTCCGCCGATCTGAGGCTGGACGGCTCGGATGTCGAGCTGCCCGGTGTGCGCCACGTGAACATCCCGCTCTCCGACCCGGCCGACGGCGCGGAGTTCTGGCGGATGGTCCGGGACGGCGATCTCGACCAGTTGCGCTCGCTGCTCGCCGAGGGGAAAGCCGCGGCCCGGATGATCGGCTCGTACCGGACGATCATCACGGAGCGCACCGCCGAGCACAGCCGGGTGCTGCACGCGCTCGCCGAGGAAGCCGTCCCCGCGCTCATGCACTGCGCTGCGGGCAAGGACCGCGCCGGGCTCTCCATCGCGGTGACCCTGCTGGCGGTCGGGGTCGAGCCCGACGCGATCGAGGCCGACTACCTGATGTCCAACGATCCGCACCGCCGCTACCGGGTGCGCCGCAGCGACAGCTCCCCGGCCGGGACCTCCCCGGAGGTGATGGAGCTGCTCGGTCCGCTCTTCGACGCCCGCGCCGAGTACCTCGCCGCCGCGTTCGAGAGCATCGAGAAGACCTGGGGAACCACCGAGCGCTATCTGACCGAGGGGCTCGGGCTCGCCCCCGAGACGCGCGAGCGGCTGCGCGACCGGCTCCTCGAAGAAGGCGGCGGCAACGGCTGA
- a CDS encoding DUF6126 family protein, with protein sequence MDEEKTFPMGLVIRLFAYLVAGHVLAFFLYLLFTLGAKG encoded by the coding sequence ATGGACGAGGAGAAGACGTTCCCCATGGGGCTGGTCATCCGGCTCTTCGCCTATCTGGTGGCGGGCCATGTCCTCGCCTTCTTCCTCTATCTGCTCTTCACCCTGGGAGCCAAGGGGTAG